A stretch of the Anaeromyxobacter sp. genome encodes the following:
- the pilB gene encoding type IV-A pilus assembly ATPase PilB, with amino-acid sequence MSGRLGELLVRENLISLQQLQKAQEEQRKTGGRIGSLLVKQGSIAESDLTGFLSKQYGVPAISLKDFDIDPDVLKLIPRATAEKHQVVPVNRAGSSLIIAMSDPSNIFAIDDIKFLTSYNVEVVVASEQAIKEAIERYYAEKGPDLDEIMTGFDDSEVAIVDGGEEDINAVDLQNSAAEAPVVKLVNLILLDAIKKGASDIHVEPYEKDFRVRFRIDGNLYEVMKPPMKLKNAIISRLKIMAELDISERRLPQDGRIKLKLGKGKEMDFRVSVCPTLFGEKVVMRLLDKSNLQLDMTKLGFEEAQLKEFMEAIDRPYGMVLVTGPTGSGKTTTLYSALSKLNEVSWNISTAEDPVEFNFFGINQVQMHEDIGLNFAAALRSFLRQDPDIIMVGEIRDFETAEIGVKAALTGHLVLSTLHTNDAPGTVSRLLNMGIEPFLVTASLNAIVAQRLCRRLCPECKRAVAVEEQALLDAGFAPEELGTFQVFEKVGCKNCNDRGFKGRVAVYEVMPIWDGLKELIIQGCSTAELKQEAIRLGFRTLRMSALSKVKLGVTTLAEAVGNTAPDKF; translated from the coding sequence ATGTCGGGACGGCTCGGCGAACTGCTGGTCCGGGAGAACCTCATCTCCCTGCAGCAGCTGCAGAAGGCCCAGGAGGAGCAGCGCAAGACGGGTGGACGCATCGGCTCCCTGCTGGTGAAGCAGGGCTCGATCGCCGAGTCCGACCTGACCGGCTTCCTGAGCAAGCAGTACGGGGTCCCGGCCATCAGCCTCAAGGACTTCGACATCGACCCCGACGTCCTGAAGCTCATCCCCAGGGCCACCGCCGAGAAGCACCAGGTGGTGCCGGTCAACCGCGCCGGCTCGTCGCTCATCATCGCCATGAGCGACCCGTCCAACATCTTCGCCATCGACGACATCAAGTTCCTCACCTCCTACAACGTCGAGGTGGTGGTGGCCTCGGAGCAGGCCATCAAGGAGGCCATCGAGCGCTACTACGCCGAGAAGGGGCCGGATCTCGACGAGATCATGACCGGCTTCGACGACTCGGAGGTGGCCATCGTCGACGGCGGCGAGGAGGACATCAACGCCGTCGACCTGCAGAACAGCGCCGCCGAGGCGCCGGTCGTCAAGCTGGTGAACCTGATCCTGCTCGACGCCATCAAGAAGGGCGCCAGCGACATCCACGTGGAGCCCTACGAGAAGGACTTCCGGGTCCGCTTCCGCATCGACGGCAACCTCTACGAGGTGATGAAGCCGCCGATGAAGCTGAAGAACGCCATCATCTCGCGCCTCAAGATCATGGCCGAGCTGGACATCTCGGAGCGCCGGCTGCCGCAGGACGGCCGCATCAAGCTCAAGCTGGGCAAGGGCAAGGAGATGGACTTCCGCGTCTCGGTCTGCCCGACGCTGTTCGGCGAGAAGGTGGTGATGCGCCTCCTCGACAAGTCGAACCTCCAGCTCGACATGACCAAGCTGGGCTTCGAGGAGGCCCAGCTCAAGGAGTTCATGGAGGCCATCGACCGGCCCTACGGCATGGTGCTGGTGACCGGCCCGACCGGCTCCGGCAAGACCACCACGCTCTACTCGGCGCTCTCCAAGCTCAACGAGGTGTCCTGGAACATCTCCACCGCCGAGGACCCGGTCGAGTTCAACTTCTTCGGCATCAACCAGGTCCAGATGCACGAGGACATCGGCCTGAACTTCGCGGCCGCCCTGCGCAGCTTCCTGCGCCAGGACCCGGACATCATCATGGTCGGCGAGATCCGCGACTTCGAGACCGCCGAGATCGGCGTCAAGGCGGCGCTCACCGGCCACCTGGTGCTCTCCACGCTGCACACCAACGACGCCCCGGGCACGGTCTCGCGCCTCCTCAACATGGGCATCGAGCCCTTCCTGGTGACCGCCTCGCTGAACGCCATCGTGGCCCAGCGGCTCTGCCGCCGCCTCTGCCCGGAGTGCAAGCGGGCGGTGGCGGTGGAGGAGCAGGCGCTGCTCGACGCCGGCTTCGCCCCCGAGGAGCTCGGCACCTTCCAGGTCTTCGAGAAGGTCGGCTGCAAGAACTGCAACGACCGCGGCTTCAAGGGCCGCGTGGCCGTCTACGAGGTGATGCCCATCTGGGACGGCCTGAAGGAGCTCATCATCCAGGGCTGCTCCACCGCCGAGCTGAAGCAGGAGGCCATCCGCCTGGGCTTCCGGACCCTGCGCATGAGCGCCCTGTCCAAGGTGAAGCTGGGCGTCACCACGCTGGCCGAGGCGGTCGGCAACACCGCCCCCGACAAGTTCTGA
- a CDS encoding PilT/PilU family type 4a pilus ATPase: MANLHQLLKAMVEKGASDLHITTGSPPQLRIDGKLVPLKTQPLSPVDTKQLCYSILTDAQKHKFEEENELDLSFGVKGLSRFRANVFMQRGAVAGAFRTIPFKILTFQELGLPAIVTELTKKPRGLVLVTGPTGSGKSTTLASIIDKINTDRHEHILTVEDPIEYLHPHKNCLVNQREVGADTQSFKKALKYILRQDPDVVLIGEMRDLETVEAALVISETGHLAFATLHTNSAVQTINRILDVFPPYQQPQVRAQLSFVLEGVLTQNLLPRAGAPGRVLVVEVMVPNPAIRNLIREDKVHQVYSQMQVGQNKFGMQTFNQSLVQALARRTITLEEALGRSSDQDELKNLISTGVGAVRPAGPPAR, translated from the coding sequence GTGGCCAACCTGCACCAGCTCCTCAAGGCGATGGTCGAGAAGGGGGCGAGCGACCTGCACATCACCACCGGCTCGCCGCCGCAGCTGCGCATCGACGGCAAGCTGGTGCCGCTCAAGACCCAGCCGCTCTCGCCGGTGGACACCAAGCAGCTCTGCTACTCCATCCTGACCGACGCCCAGAAGCACAAGTTCGAGGAGGAGAACGAGCTGGACCTCTCCTTCGGCGTGAAGGGGCTGTCGCGCTTCCGCGCCAACGTCTTCATGCAGCGCGGCGCGGTGGCCGGGGCCTTCCGCACCATCCCCTTCAAGATCCTGACCTTCCAGGAGCTGGGCCTGCCGGCCATCGTCACCGAGCTGACCAAGAAGCCGCGCGGCCTGGTGCTGGTGACCGGCCCCACCGGCTCGGGCAAGTCCACCACGCTGGCCTCCATCATCGACAAGATCAACACCGACCGGCACGAGCACATCCTCACGGTCGAGGACCCCATCGAGTACCTGCACCCGCACAAGAACTGCCTGGTCAACCAGCGCGAGGTGGGGGCCGACACCCAGTCCTTCAAGAAGGCGCTCAAGTACATCCTGCGCCAGGACCCGGACGTGGTGCTGATCGGCGAGATGCGCGACCTGGAGACGGTCGAGGCGGCCCTGGTGATCTCCGAGACCGGCCACCTGGCCTTCGCCACCCTGCACACCAACAGCGCGGTGCAGACCATCAACCGCATCCTGGACGTCTTCCCGCCCTACCAGCAGCCGCAGGTGCGCGCCCAGCTCTCCTTCGTGCTGGAGGGGGTGCTGACCCAGAACCTGCTGCCGCGCGCCGGCGCCCCCGGGCGCGTCCTGGTGGTGGAGGTGATGGTGCCCAACCCCGCCATCCGCAACCTCATCCGCGAGGACAAGGTGCACCAGGTCTACTCGCAGATGCAGGTGGGCCAGAACAAGTTCGGCATGCAGACCTTCAACCAGAGCCTGGTGCAGGCGCTGGCCCGGCGCACCATCACCCTGGAGGAGGCGCTGGGCCGCTCCTCCGACCAGGACGAGCTCAAGAACCTCATCTCCACCGGCGTGGGGGCGGTGCGGCCGGCCGGGCCGCCGGCGCGCTGA